ACCACTCATCCACCTGCTTACAATTGAGATGAATGAGAACCGTTGGTTAGAGCTGGATTCACTCCATTAACCAGTTAAACAAATCCTCCACCTTCAGGTGAAAGTCCTTGGCGAATTCTGGCACTGGCAACTGGGTCTCTGGCTCATCATAAACAGCTGTTGGCTGATCCGATAAATAAACAAATACCGATCGCTCATCTGGATCAATCAGCCATCCCATTTGGTTCCATGCTTCAAACAGTGCAGAATATTTTTCGTGACTTTAGTTTGGTTTTGATCAGGCGAAAGAATTTCAATTGTCCAGTCTGGAGCAATTGAGAACACATTAGCCACTCCACCGTTTTCCTTACGGGGAATTCTCTCCCACAGAAACACCGAAATATCAGGAACAGTGGAGCGTCCACCAAATGTACAACGGAGTCCTGTAAAAGCTCGCGCGATCGGATTGGGTTTCACAATCGAGTGAAGGGCAGGAGCCAATTCAGTTTGAATGGCACTGTGCTCCCCTTGAGGCATAGGTTTCTGAATGACTACTCCATCAATGTATTCGCTGGCAGGCTCCGTTTCTGGTAACTGGAGAAATTCTTCTAGCGTCAGGAGTGTAGTAGGCATCTGTACCATTTTGAGTTCCCTTAAATGGAGGGTGTCATTGGCACCTTACTCATGATTTAACAGGTGTATTGAGCGATCGCACCTTATCAAGCATCTACCGAAGCATCTACGTGAGGGGTAACTCCGCTCTGTTCAAGTGCATCAAAACAAGTCAAAATATTGGGCTAACCTATTACCCAATGAGGAACCTGTAATCCATAGACCTTAATATAGCCGGAGTCACTTGGGTTAGGACGAGGTGCAGGGGTGGAACTCCTGGCTGGGGGCGCATCCCCACATCCTCTCTGTCCTAAATAAAAGTGGCGGTAGCTATACAAGTAGGATTGCAGTGCCTCCACCAGCCAAACTTTCTGCGTAAAAGCGAGGCTTCTTCAAGAAAAGTAGATGTAAACCCGGAATCGCGAATCAACACTGGGTAGCTCTTTATGCGCCCGATGATGAGCACCATCAAGCCCCCTGACTGGACAAGAGCAATGGTAGACTTTCAGCGTTTTTTTGATGTTTGCAACCCCACCCGTACTCTCAATCTAGGCAACCCAGAAGACCAGCCTTACTACATTGATTTCTCAGCCGTTCGGGGCAGCAACATTATTCGAGAACTCGAACGGACGATTCGGTTTTCCTCCGATCGCCCCACCTGTCAACTCTTCAGCGGGCACATCGGTTGTGGCAAATCCACCGAGTTATTGCGCCTCAAAGCCGAGTTAGAGCAACAAAACTTTTACGTTGTTTATTTTGAATCAACACAAGACCTGGACATGGTAGATGTTGAGGTCACTGATATTTTGTTGGCGATCGCTCGTCAGGTGAGTGAGAGCCTGGAACGTAGCCAGATCTTCCTACAACCCAAGGGGTTTAAGGAGTTTTTGAGAAAAACTGTTGACTTTCTGCAAACGCCGATTGAGTTGGCTGGAGAAGCGGAGTTAGCTGGATTGGGCAAAGTCTCCGCCAGCAGTAGTGGCAACCTGGAATTTTCACTGCCCGTTGGGATCGGCAAAATCACCGCCCGTGTGAAAGATAGCCCCAATTTACGGAGTCGATTGCGGCAATATCTGGAGCCCCGCACCAACACCATTTTGCAAGCTATCAATGATGAGTTGTTGCAACCAGCAACTCAGATTCTTAAGCAGCAGGGCAAAAAGGGGTTAGTGGTGATTGTCGATAATCTGGATCGGGTGGAACCTCGCCCATCGGTATCGGGCAAACCCCAGACCGAGTATCTGTTTATCGATCGCGGTGAACAACTTCGCAATCTGAAATGCCATCTGGTTTACACCGTACCACTGATGCTCCTGTTCTCGAACAGCAGCGAAATGCTGAAGAATCGACTGGGCGGCGGCATGGCTCCCAAAGTGTTGCCCATGGTGCCAGTCCGATATCGCACAGGAGGCGTTGAACCAGAGGGAATGCGGCTTTTGCGTCAGATGGTATTAGTCAGAGCCTTTCCAGAATTGGTACAGGCAAACGATCCATCCGATGCTCAATTCAATGCCCAGTTTGAGGAGCGCATTACCAAAGTGTTTGATAGCTCTGAAACGCTCGATCGCCTCTGTTGGATCAGCGGTGGACATGTACGAAAGCTGCTGGCGTTGCTCTATTCCTGCTTGCGGCGTGAAGACCTGCCGTTAAACCGTCGCTGTGTAGAGCGAGTGATTCAAGAGTATCGTGATGATTTGCTGCTCACCATCGACGACAAAGAATGGGAAGTGATCTTGCGGGTGGTGCAACAGCAAAGCCTGCGAGGGGAGGAGCAATTTCAAGCGTTACTTCCCAGTATGTTTTTCTTTGAATATTGGGATCAGCAGGGACGCTGGTTTGGGATCAATCCTGTATTAGAAGAAACGCAACAGTTTCAAAACTGGCAAAAACAAATGCAATCGCAGTAGCCATGACCGATTTATTTCACCCGGAGGATGTTGCAACTCACAACGAGGAATCGTTGAGGACTTTGTCACGGGCGATCGCCTTTTCTCAGGGGCGATTTTCCTTGATTCTGGTGCGTTGCAACTACAATTGGGTGCAGGAACAGATTCGGCAAAGGCTGCGCGACGAATGCCCAATTCCGATTCGAGAATTGTCGTTACACAATACGGAAAAAACACTCTACACGTTCATCAAAACTCAGTTGGGACAGGCGCAACCCCAGGCATTGATGATCTTGGGGTTAAATGCCGTCAA
Above is a genomic segment from Oscillatoria sp. FACHB-1407 containing:
- a CDS encoding P-loop NTPase fold protein; translated protein: MVDFQRFFDVCNPTRTLNLGNPEDQPYYIDFSAVRGSNIIRELERTIRFSSDRPTCQLFSGHIGCGKSTELLRLKAELEQQNFYVVYFESTQDLDMVDVEVTDILLAIARQVSESLERSQIFLQPKGFKEFLRKTVDFLQTPIELAGEAELAGLGKVSASSSGNLEFSLPVGIGKITARVKDSPNLRSRLRQYLEPRTNTILQAINDELLQPATQILKQQGKKGLVVIVDNLDRVEPRPSVSGKPQTEYLFIDRGEQLRNLKCHLVYTVPLMLLFSNSSEMLKNRLGGGMAPKVLPMVPVRYRTGGVEPEGMRLLRQMVLVRAFPELVQANDPSDAQFNAQFEERITKVFDSSETLDRLCWISGGHVRKLLALLYSCLRREDLPLNRRCVERVIQEYRDDLLLTIDDKEWEVILRVVQQQSLRGEEQFQALLPSMFFFEYWDQQGRWFGINPVLEETQQFQNWQKQMQSQ